The DNA sequence attagttcatcggtgcttcgtccaaatcttcagcgcatcgtcctctcttgcggcctattgcccaatcggccagttgacctccgcaagtccgatatccttggtgcaatttttgttctacttggcccgatgcctgaacccatggcccgaagccttttaccgatacgtcgaccaatcctccagctcgatgtctaatcttctgacatgttccactccggcctaacatgattcttactgcttttaattatctttccttgatcaaagcttcttgtgtcactcaaaacgtagatcaaatcataaacactatcaattggtttcatcatcaaaatccgagattcaacaatttcttcctttttgatgatgacaactaattgataacggagttaaccttaactccccctatcaatatgtcatattgatagaaccttgaattcaagtcaaagcaatatttcataatgaatatttcatcatcgtatgcatcattatcataagttgaagtattgcatgcataataccaaatcatcatatatatttttaaaatataaaatcatcattcataaatatatcataccatgcataatcatcatcataccttctccccctttgtcataaacaaaaaggagaagtgcatctatcaagttttagatatatgaaagtttaacaatttagcaaatttttcatgactttagaacatacaagctagtgagttctttcttctcttttgagaagtgcaagctagcaattttttgcttcctttgcaatgttcgagctagcaatttttgcttcttttacaaagtgtaagctagtgaaattttacatcatttgacaacatacaagctagcaacaattttgagttttataagtttgtaaattttgctagatgtacaagttagtatgtttgcttttctttacgatgttcaaacaggcaagtttttgaaaaaaaaagtgagataataaatagcaagtttagaatAAGCAAACTAGCAAGTATTTCATATATGAAGGTTAACAaaatttttatatcttttgagaagcgcaagctagtaagttttgcctctctttgtgatgtgcatgctagcgtgatttgcttcttgaattgtgcaagctagtaaattttatcttCTCCTTTgtatttgtcaaaaagaagggaagaatacaattttgtaattctttttttctttacatcaattttcacatctaacaaagataaatttaaatcaaatgtgatgaggtatacTTCATGAATTCaatgaattataaaaaaaatcatatcatgaaagataagatcatgtgaataccaaaagatatgattcatatagtaaatctcctctttaaataaaataccaagaagaaatcgtaggagtacaaagaagagatcttgattcaaaaaaaaatctcaagcaattccaagaaatcaatatcataatttggataaaactcattcaaatttaaatcatcaaaattactttcataagattcaaaatggcataaataactttatcaatctcttagtgaaaaatcgataagatagagaaaaaaaatttcaagaaaaatatttttctctttttagttatttcaatttaagtgatttgatttcatacaaacatATTTTtaccttttatgccaaataaaaatatgcatcatcgtttaaaagcaaagttcatcatgACAAAATCAATAAGCCATACATCACAAAGattaacatacataatttcaaaatataaactcattaagcatgatttcaaatcattattacttcaaatcatcatgcataattaaatcattaaatcatcaaacaagatttcattaatcatagagcattttaatcaaaatcattttcgacataaagtaaaatgatttataaattcaaatcataCAAATTGACTTTTTcaattaagtgaatctaactcgtcatgcaattgtcatgctttaattttatttttttcaaagtcacttagaaagaaaagcttgatattttttttatttttatttactaactaattaaaaaaataactcataaaaatgcatcaagtaatttcaaaataaagtaaaggggttttggttacctcgtcgtcgaaaaccATTAAGGTGTAGTTCGTCACTttgtctttattggtttgcttcttgtcttcggatgtgctcgattcatccttggttgtttccttcttctttggtaattttttctttttgtgttcatttttattcttaattttatattttataaattttataaatttacttatgagaagttctatgtcatcatcacttgagctttcgctcgagtggtcttcttttattctaagtgcaaaatcgtttctgttctttgaaagattgttctcaagtttgtcatgtgctacataagtcatttcgtaggtcatcaaagcctcaataagttcttcgagagaaaaattatttaaatccttggccttttgaatgatcgttactttaggatcccaatttttagaaagagatcgtaaaactttattaacaagttcaagattcgaaaaacatttgccaagagctttttagccattgacgacatccgtaaaatgggtgtatatgtcaataatggtttcacttggcttcattcaaaatatattaaaattatgcatcaaaagattaactttagacactttaactctattcatgccttcgtgagtgatttcgagtgtatgtcaaatatcaaaagctgtttcacaaataaacactcgattgaattagattttatttaccacatgtaaacattatttcataattttaaatttatacatgtgaataaccaaataaatattcaagaacaataattatattttatttatcacatgtaaaaatataatcaataattcatatgagaaaactataaaagtaaaccgtaatttatagtttttttaatcaaattaaatctaatcaaataatcaaaatataatcacaattaaatttaatcataattataataaatcatatttatcaattttataattaagaatataaattagaattcttaATTTCATAAGGGTAAACCTGTAAATATGTTGACAAGACATAAATTGGAATTATGATATTTGTAAATGGTAGAACTGTAATTTGACAAAACCCAACCTTGAGGGCAAAACTATAAATATGCCAAAACCTAAGCTACCTGCGCCGCCATCGCCGTGGTGCTGTCGCTACCTGGGCGCGTGGCCACCGCCTTGGCGTGGCTCCTGCCCGTGCGTGGCCACCGCTTGGGTGTAGCTTGTGCCCACGCACGACTTCCGCTTAGGCGCTACCTACCCACGCGTGGTCGCTGCTTGGGCGCGACCTACTTATACGTCGCTGCCGCCTTGATGTGGTCTGCCCGCATGCGGCCGCCGCATAGGCGCGGTGCTGCCTGTGTGTGGTCATCGTATGGGCGTAGTGCTGCCTGCATGCGGCCATCGCATGGGTGCAGTGCTGCCCATGTATGGCTGCCGCCTATTGCTTTGTGGCGGGCATGCTGTCTAGTGCGATCTCTGTCGCCTATAGGTTCGTTGGCTGTACATAGCAAGGTCGACGACGACCATTGCTGCTTCACAATCATTAGAGAATAGGGATCATTCATGTATCATAAACAAAAATaatgtatataatatatttgatctcaagaacataGGCTCTAATAtgaattgttagcataaaatctgtaatatgctatattaaatgcGGAAACAAATATGTAATATACTATATTAAATACGGTAATATTCTTTtatgttatgattgaaatcaaatataagTAGATCTGGTTTTATGATGCGTACTTTTTAATGCCATTTGAAAAGAGATCTCTGTATAATCTGTAAAGTCAccgtctttagatccaagatccttctcttctcttcctatcaTTTCATAGGACCATTTAGATTGATGGTTAGGGAGAAGAGTTGAAAGAGAGACTGTAATCCCTCAATTGAATCCTCTATGAGATGCGTAAcctctcttcttattcttccggtccctagaggtcctatctatttataggcgagagcaaagggtctaggataagtaattaggagagttcctcccatcaagggtaTTTCCTAAGGAATCATATTTTAAGTGGGCtttttttctattggccaatatatgtcatcaaaatctaattagttatatatAACTCTTCTTATTCTTCCGGTTCCTAgaggtcttgtctatttatacGCGAGAGCAAAGGGTCTACGATAAGTAATTAGAAGAGTTCCTCTCGTCAAGGGCATTTCCTAAGGAATTATATTTTAAGTGGGCtttttttctattggccaatatatgtcatcaaaatctaattagttatattatatatattttatccaattataaagggtcacaaaatctaacattctcccacttggcccattaattgataagatataaaaagatattcaaaatcaaaataaacaaaataaaatttatttaaaaataaatttacttaattggattccaaaaaattttgaaaaacattttatacatggctatgaattttaaaaagtcaataagtccaataaacataataatactatattaagtctaactatcagtcatagcggttgtatatcataaatgtcatactcccttctatgtaccgcaatattattagtctttcctaatatattcCATAATAACCCGtataatttatcttgttaagataatcctgttattacattcaattataatatatatataaacataaatgtaaataggatagcagaaacaaataactttaattaagaacatgttctttaaatagTTTACACTATAAAGCTTTTGTTAATGGATCAACAattatcatagtggtgctcagatTGTCAATTGACACttattgtttctggactctttctcgaaCCACTAAGTATTTTATCTCGATGTGCTTGAAATCACTAAAGTACTTACCATTCTTAGTATAAGAAGAAAATTACtatgatattatcataaaatatcttcagcaATATGACAATTAAGTCGATCACACAAAATCTAACAGGGCCACCGTACCATCTAAAAAAAAGTGGAGGATGGAGAATGAGGTGACGGTTTTCTCCGATTCTCACGAAAGATTGTCTCTCTAGAAAGGGTAAGAGAGAGAGGCTACTAGAATATTGGTTTGGAATAATAATTTTGTTTACTTGAAAGTGTGAGGCAATATATAAGGCTTTGTGAACTTTTTGCAGATTGCATCAGCAAATAAAATTACCCCTTTGCTTAACATTATTGGACAAAATTCATAGCGAAGTTTTAAAGCATCAGGGGAGGAAGCAAAAGATCAATAAACAACCATTGATCTTGTAGAAAAGGCTTTTTGAGTCCTCATATCCTACTTAACTCCATCACTCCATTCATAGCTTGCTTAAATAATCTATCAATAATTTTAGTGAAATTAGATAGCATTACATGCTGAAGATCATCAACATGACCAACTTTTCTTCAAAGCTTTGAACTTACATTACTTCAATATGAACATTATATGATCCACTAATACAAACTTAAGTTAAATATATCTGTGGGAATCTACCTAACTGATCTAAATTAACATCAACAAAGTATAAAGTGTTGTAGAGAAACCAACATTATATTATCCACTAATACAATAAAAAGCACTTCCAATGTggttcatacactcttatgagtaGAGAAAAGAGGCATACATAATTGGGTACAAATGCATGCTTTGTCTGCAGGACATAGGTAATGGATGCTTCACATCATGACCATGACTTTTGTACTTCTGGTTTCCTAATGAAAACAGAAACTACTGTTGCACAACTAGTAGGAATGTTGACTTGATTCTGTACTTATGATCAATCATTGATCTCCAACGTAAATACTTCTTTCATTCCCTGTGTCACATTCCGGCAAAAGAAACCAGCAAGAGAATTCTCGGATTCTGCTATTACCCAACACCAATCTAATCTTTGGTTCAACAAGTGATTTCAACTCACAGACTTATAGTTCAATGGTCTATGTACAGCATAGTAGTTTACATCAACCCTCACCAGGCCTCTCGTTGACAGGAACCTTATGCACTGAGCTGTGCTATTTAGCAAAATCCATATCTCTAAAGAAAGAATTGAAAACTTTTTTTCTCAAATTAATCACAAGCTGAGTTTAACTGATACTGGAAATTGGGACCTCGACAGCTTCCTGAAGAGGTTCTAAGGATTCGACGATATCTCTCATAAGTGGCCTTGCCTTCGGATTCCGGTCGAGACAATGGTAAGCCAGCATCGCCGTCTTCTGGACAGCTTTCTCTGGATAGTCTCCTCCCAATCTGGGGTCTATAATGCTAAGAACTTTCTTCTTTTGACTGAGCAGTGGGGCAGCCCAGTCAGCAAGCGTCTGTTCTCGGACTGGACGTGACTTGTCAAGTGATTTCCTTCCAGTGAGGAACTCGAGGAGGACGACTCCAAAGCTGTAAACATCGCTCATTGCAGTCAGATGTCCTGTTACAAGCAAGAAATTTATCAGGTTAGCCAAAACTATAAGAAAAGTTTCACAATTATATATAACTACAATGCAGAAAATAACAAACTACATCAAGATCAATGGATCAAGAGGGAAAGAACTAACCAAAACATTTATTGGGTATCACATACAGCATATGGCCTGCACTTATTTTGATATCAGTTCCAATTAAATCACTCTTTGTGGCCCAGATTCTACATTTTCTGTATCAAATCACTATTCAACTGAATTATTTATCGTATTCAATAGGTTTTTTGGGACATGCTAATCACAGTAGCTGCTTCAACTGAATTATTTATCCTATTTTTTAAAACAacttatcatttatcatattttagtAACATATACTGTAGGCGAAttcttttttgaaatcatactcaaCCTTATCTCTGAAGTGATTCAATTCTCATTTGTGATTCATCCAATGGCATTCTGATGGTAATTTTAAAGAAAAGATACAGAATTGCATTATTAGAAGGGAAACTATCAAACTCCAAGTGAAATATTGAACTCCCTTCAAATAGCAAATACGATGGCCTAAAGAAACAAGAGCATCTGCCTGATTTATGTAGGTGTATCATTGTTTTGGTTATCTTGTTTTGCTTCTTTTCTGTTTCCAGGCTTTAATGATTAAAAAACAGTGGTCTAAATCTGCCCTATAATCCTATTATCTGTCTTCTGTTTTTCATGATGTTCCACAACTAGGTATCACATTTCTCAAAGATGAATGAGATTCATCATGATAACAACTTGAAATTTAGCTAGGATCTATTGTATATAAAGCACATACTATTATAATCTCCAAAAGCATATCTAGCAGAACATGgagaaaaagaaggtttcatgTCCAACATCCTGCATATAACAGCAAACATATCTAGAAGAGTGCACTTCATTGCGAACATATAATAGAAGTGTATCACACAGCCCAACACAAAAATAAGTAGAACTTTTAACATGCATATTTGGTAATTTATTGAAACATCATATTCACGTCTAAAGCATTATTCACAACCAGAACCAATGAAGCAAATGTCTTTACAAATTCACTGAGGTTCTTCCTTCATACTACCTGTCATAATATACTCTGGTGCTGCATATCCATAAGTTCCCATTATCCGAGTAGAGACATGAGACTTATCACCAACTGGTCCATCTTTTGCAAGCCCAAAGTCAGAAAGTTTTGCATTGTAGTCCTGTGAATTAAAAAGAGAAGCAATTGTCGATGGTAAAGCTTGACATATGGTAGAAGCCATGAACAAGATGAATGTTAAGGTAACAGAGTGGCTGTATTGATGGTGGCGCTTCTACAATTGTCTACATAAGTAACATAACAATGCAAATGCTTCATGAGGGAAAAAGCAGTAATATTAGCCTTCTATTTGTTAGGATTGCTCTCCATCTAAGATGAGTAAGCCTCTTTGCACTTGTTAATACGAATAAAGTGCATATTCACAAGGAATATATAATTGACAGACACAAAAACATTATAAATGCTACTGCAGTATGATAGTTCAGGAAACAATGAAATAAATGATGGATGAACATGCTGACTAATTACTTTATTATTTCTGGTAAACAATCACAAACTACTTTAATAATCTTAGAAAGAACAACTCTTTCATCGGACAATCATTTAGGCATAAATACGATTAGGAATTGTTTAACAAATTGTTCAATAGATTTTACATGATGAATATCCTACTAAACGTGGCATTCTGGTATACTGCTGAGACAACATAATGCAGACACAATCTAAGGTACCAACCTGGTCTAGCAAAATGTTGGATGTTTTAAAATCACGAAATATGACTGGCTTTTCAGCTTCATGAAGAAAAGCAAGCCCTTTAGCGGCGCCAAATGCAATTTTCATTCTGATAGACCAAGGAAGGGGAAGCAAGACTCctatatgaaaaaatattttcaatcagcCAATCTGTGACGTAAACATTGTTTACTTAAAATTAGAATTGAAGAGTCAGCAACAGATAATACTTGTAAGTAAACAGAGAAATGTACAAAATATTATATCGAATTTTATGATGAAAGTATGATCAACCATGTATTTTGTTAAATCTATACACACAAGAGATACTTATTTTAACTTCACTTCCTAAATAATTCCTCACACAAAGTTATACAATTGAAAGGAAACACaggtacaacaacaacaacaaagccataagtctcaactatttgggatcggctATATGCTTTTTTGCCACTATCAAGGTCCGtaaaaagtcatatatttagttaagttgagAATACTTAAATGTTTATTTATTGTTTCTATAAAAGttttttagatcttcctctaccTCTTATCGTGTCACTAATAGTAATCATTTCACTTCTTCTAACTGTTACATTCGGAGGCTTCTAGGCATATACCTATactatcttaaatgattttatctCATATTATCCTCTATCGagcgatacctagttgttcacgaataaaagtatttctttttctgttttcCCTAGTAACTCCACATATCCATCTCAATATGAAAGGAAACACATAGATAAGACAAAATATCATCTTGATATGATGACAGTACTATATAAACACAACTTCCTCCTACCCAAATGTTTGATTTCATGAGAGTTTATCCATAATATACAGTACAGCCTTAACACATCTAACTTCTTCAAAAAAATAATAGAGCAGAAAAACTGTTTCAACATCAGCATTTATATTTGTAATAACCTTTTCCTTCTCGTTTATCATTTCTGTTAGCATCAGCTTGTCACACTCTCAGAGATTCAACACAGAGGAGATCAGAATGTTACACTCTCCAAGATTCATCAAAGAGGGGAGCATCCTTTTGATTGTCACAGGCAACTATTCTAATGTTTAAGGATCCTTGTCAAACTCCTAGAGAACCCCATCTCACTGAAAAGTGGGCATCAATATGCGCCAAGGTACAGGCAAAGAagaataatttatttaagattagGGAGACTTGAGAGGTAAATGTAACCAAATTACTACTACCCATCACAGAAGACAAACTGCACACTTTAGTTGATAAGTACCAAACAAAATTTTGATGGCACTCATCTGGCAGTTGAGCATGAGCATCTTTTCAGATTATTTGGATGCTTCTATTCCACCCGTATATGTTAACCTTGATGGAATTTCTCAAGGAAAAACTTACATGATAAAAGTTGGTTTTGGATGACCTGCAAGTAGAAAAAGGACTCCTATAGAAGGTTGAGGTCTCGTTCAAATACCAAACTGAAGAAACAATTAAATGACacgacaagaaaaaaaaaaattgaaattgacCAATTTAAAGTAAGCACAAAATGGCGCAAAGGGCAAAAGCAAATAGCATTGGCTAAAGTAACTCAACGTATTGAAACAATTTGGAGTTTGCTATGAAAGAAACGGATGGATATTCTTTAATGATGACCTAGAAAATTAGGTAAATTTCATGTTGCAAGTATCCACATGATGTACAATAAAACAAAAAGTATTAACAGAAAAATGGGTATTTACTTGAGAAGAGATTGGATTCCACACTTCCCCGAGCCATAAACTCATATATCAGAACTCGATGCTCATCTTCGCAGCAGTAACCAACCAATTTTACCAAGTTCGGGTGAGAAAGTTGCCCAAGAAAAATAACCTCAGTCTACAAACAACAATTGTCTATCAGAACTGACTAATAGTGATGataaccaagaaaaaaaaaaataaaatatatatatatatatatatatatgagttttttttctttaaaaagttATGCTGATAAAATAGGATACCAGCCATTCCCTGTGACCCTGGAAACTGTTATCACCATCATGGACTTTCACAGCTACTTGAAGAGGTTGAAGCCCCTCCTTTAGATCTTGAGTGACAAATCCCTTGAAAACACTACCAAAGCCGCCTCCACCTAGAACATAGTCCTGCCTGAAATTTCCTGTGATAGCCTTAAGTTCATCAAAAGTGAATGCTATAAGTAGGTTTGTTGCAGTAGTCCCTCGCAAATCCTCGACTTCCTCTGGGTTTGATGGTAACTTGCTGccttccttttcctcttctttcaCCAAAGGATTCTCGACCTTTTGACattctaataaaaaaaatgaaaactaaTAAAGTTTTAAGCTTGGAATAAAAGCATTCACAAGTGCTAGTTCTTCCAAGGGGCAGTTAAAGTTGACCAAGTATCAAGAACTAAAAGATCAAAAacgaaaacaaaaagaaattatTTGGGACCTGCCTTCAGTGAATTCCCCACCTAAAGAGAATTTGAAAGTTCAAAATCAAAAACCAAATATATGCATGTTATCCCTTGCGACATAAAACCCTTTGCAATCTATGATGTCATGATCTAGATCTCTCTAACAAGAAAACCCATATCACCaccaaaattattaaacatgagaGATGACCTTAGATTAAAAATCTTGTAAGTGGTACTGCTTACAAGATTTCCAACTTGAAATTTTAAAGAAATTCAAGAAACTGACCTGACTTTGCATTGGAAGATACTCTGTAGCTGGATGGACTCCCCCTGAACCAGCAATTACCCATTAATGACAAGACTTCCTCCAAATCAGCGAAATGCTCAGAAATATACCACAATCATAAAACCACTCTATGCCGCTTGCCAAGATATTATTTCCAGCACAAGTGGGAGggtggaggagagagagagagagagaaagaaggagaGAAGGATTTCTATGCCAAAGGAAATGAAGGCTTGGCGATCAAGAGCTACATGTGTCTGATGGGACCTCTCAGCATCCCGGCGCTTGTTATTATACGGTGGGTTTTGCTGTGGTTGGTGGAAGGCAACAAAAGAGAGGAATGTTCaaaaagaagttttttttttttcttttagcattCTTTTCATATTTATCTATATATTTTTGGCATGGAACTTTGAAGTAGATACATGGAGATGAATTCACACCGGGCCAAGGAAGTCCACATGGGTTTTGGCTTCAAAGAAGGATAGGAAAATGTGACTAATATCATGGAAGTGATGAGATTAAGCAGGCTTACTTCatctgtactctctctctctctctctctcctatgaAGAGATGAAGTAGGCGTGGTTGTCCTTTTCCTTGGTCTCCTGTTGGCATCACGGGGTGGTGTTCCTAAGTGGCCCAAACACCTCCATTCAGCAGGAGTTGCTGTAGGTGGAGAGATGGTGGTGACAGTATAGCTGTGTTGTTTGAAGCAGTCTTAATTCCATCACCAGACGTGTGTTTCATGAATTGTTATTTTTACCTCATGCACTCCTCTTATTACTTATCGACACCGGTGTGAGTTAAGACACATTTCATCCATTTATCTCCCGACTGAGAAGATTCTTGTCATCCGTCAGCCTGATGGCAGAAACCAAAAAGGACGAGGAAGGAGGGCTGAACCTTCTCACCCGTGTCTTTTTGAATGTTGGCATGGTCAAAGCTTCACCAGTCACTAGCACATTCATTAATCTCCGACGAGGGCTGAACCTCGTCGGAGATCTTTCATCCCAATTTCCATTTTCACCTTACAAACGCAGGATCTTGTTTTAGATATCCAAAGGACTTGCTGGCAAACTACTTTGCAACAAAACATTTAAACTAGTATTCTTTGCGAGAACAACTTCTCAATCGGCAGCCCTATTAGCTTCAGCTTGGAAGTTGTTCTTGAGATTAAGGACGCATGCATCTGTGAGTGGAACTCATTAACTGCATCGATTATCTTGGATCAAGCGTGGAATCCCTTCCTTTGTAGCCAGCTCAAGCCCCTCTTTGATTGCAAGTGCTTCACATCTCAAGGCCTCCCCTTCACTAGTCAAACCCGAAACCAGCATGCACTTGTCTCATTCCGCATGAGTGTAAATGGCTCAAGGACATGATGGTGATATAATAGGATGGTTGTTAATCCAGAAAGTATAAGATTGTTGTGTCTACATATATTGTGCTATATATGATGGTAAAGAGGTATGCCAATTGTGATGACTCTTTGGATGGAAAGACTAAGGATGATCCAAATACGGACcagtataaataatattatattttgattcAATGATGACATGACAATTGAACAGATCTCGTCGTGTAGATGTCCTGCATGACTCTCAACTCCACATCTCAAGGATTACATTAGGAGTATGTTTTTTTTACCAAATCAGAAACAAAAAGAAGTGCATAAAACTGCTAAATTGCTAACCAAAAACTCAATATATACATTAATCTCATCACAGAGACCACAAAACCTTGAGCTATTACATTGAATCATCAAGAACACCGGCTTCCTAAGTGATTCAAATTACTAAAGTAGCTCCAACTGCAGCTGCAAGCTCAACACAATCACATAAACTCATACCATCAGTACTGATACTATGGAAGCACTTACAAGTTCAGCCACAAACATATTAAGATATATGCGATTCTAGTTTTTTCAGACCCTCTCTGCTgtaaatatagttttttttttaacaaaaagaaTTATATTGCAGTAAGGATTAAGCACAAAATTGAAGGGCTTGGGATCATCCACAGAATAGAAAAATTGGGAAGAACCAGATCTGCCAAAAACTATCCTGAGTTTGTCAAGCAAgtgtaaaatatcataaaaaaatagctCTAAAAAACTAAGGGATAGGGGATAATCCTTTGATAAAATTTACAAGTTACAAAAATCTTATTTGATCCAAATGTTGGAAAGTTGTAATGACGCATCAGTGTTAAGGC is a window from the Musa acuminata AAA Group cultivar baxijiao chromosome BXJ2-1, Cavendish_Baxijiao_AAA, whole genome shotgun sequence genome containing:
- the LOC103999251 gene encoding probable serine/threonine-protein kinase PBL16 produces the protein MGNCWFRGSPSSYRVSSNAKSECQKVENPLVKEEEKEGSKLPSNPEEVEDLRGTTATNLLIAFTFDELKAITGNFRQDYVLGGGGFGSVFKGFVTQDLKEGLQPLQVAVKVHDGDNSFQGHREWLTEVIFLGQLSHPNLVKLVGYCCEDEHRVLIYEFMARGSVESNLFSRVLLPLPWSIRMKIAFGAAKGLAFLHEAEKPVIFRDFKTSNILLDQDYNAKLSDFGLAKDGPVGDKSHVSTRIMGTYGYAAPEYIMTGHLTAMSDVYSFGVVLLEFLTGRKSLDKSRPVREQTLADWAAPLLSQKKKVLSIIDPRLGGDYPEKAVQKTAMLAYHCLDRNPKARPLMRDIVESLEPLQEAVEVPISSIS